Within Anopheles ziemanni chromosome 2, idAnoZiCoDA_A2_x.2, whole genome shotgun sequence, the genomic segment CAAAACGCGCGTCGGACCTTTGGCACTGGACGGGCCATCCAAGCCTTCCACCGGCACCACCGGTTCGCCGATGAGTTTGCCCAGCGGAGTGGATAAATTCGCCACGCTCCCACGGCGACGAAAAGAACGCTCGGCCGAAGATCTAAAGGCTGGGGCGGGCAGTGGCGCCGGTTCTCGTAGCAACTCCGTAACGCGCGAACAGGTCTCCAACCGCATGGCCATGTCACTGTACAAGAAGGTGCCTACGAcggcaaccaccaccaacaacaagtCGGACCAGCAGGGTATGGCCTCGAACAAATCGATCTCGTCCTCTCACTCCCGCCTCGGCGCGATGGCTTCGTCGCTCTCCTCGTCGTCGGCCGCGGCGAAAAAGTTGTTCCAGAAAACAAAGATCTACCACGAAACGAGCGTACAGACGGCCATCACCTGCCAGGACGTGGAGGACGCGTTCGGTGGGAACGCGAGGAACATCCGCATCGATGCCGTCGAGACGGCCACCAAACAAACCCAATCGGACATCCGCGACAAAGAGATGGAACGGCTCGAGGAGAAGCTGAAGAAGATCACCACCGAGTACACCACGCTCATGTCGAAGTTGTCGGAGAAGTCCCAACTGGTGACCTCCCTCGAGCAGAAGCTGCTGGTCGAGCGCGAGGAAAAGCTTGCCGCTCAACGGGAACTGCAGAACAACACCGACCGGGTGCTGGGCATGCTCGAGTCCATGCAGGCCATTCCCAACAACGCCGACACCGGCGACTGCGACAGTTTGCTGATGCTGGAGTCGCAGCTGCAACTGTCCGGCACGGTGTTGGAGAAGAAACAGGACGAGATCGTACGGCTGCAGTCGATCTGCCGGGCGCTGCAGATGGACATGGAGCGCTCGCTGAAGAACCAGGAGGAGCTGCTACGCCAGAAGACTGAGCTCGAGGAGGAATCGAGCGAAATGCAAGACTTCCTGCAGGTGGAAAAGCAATCCTGCATGGACGCACTGAAGGAGGCCGAGCAGGAGGTGGCCCTGCTGCGGCAAAGCTTGCAGCAGCGGGAGAGCAGTATCGAGCGGCAGCAGGAAGAGTGCCGCCATCTAGTCCGAATATCTGAGCAGAGAAGGTAATTACAGCTTTCTGTGTCTTTCACTTTGCAGTTTGGTTCCTTATTCGAGATCATTTTTTACCTTCTAGACAAGAATACCTGGGAATGCAAGCAAAGTACAACGCCCTAGAGAGTCGTTCGAAAGATATCCTACTGCAACAAGGGGCCGCCGTCTCCGGTGCGTCGGTGGCACTCTCCGGACTCGGTTCGCGGCTGGACAACCTGGTCGAGCAGTTAATTGCATCCTACAACATCTCGGAGCAGGACCTAGAGGTGAGTCTTTGATGGTGGCTTGTGAAACATTTGTGGGTTCTTGGGAGTTATGTTATCGTCTTTCGTTTAATTTGTAGGCAGTTGTGGtagaatgttgtagaaattatgTATTTTAATCAAATCATGTGGCTAATTACATCATGTTCAATCATTCACACTCGTACTAACACCGTCTTTCCCTAACAAATCACTCtctgtctttctctctccctctttttctctctatgTGTATTCCATTTTCAATCGACAAATCGACCCGTTGCTCGTTGATCCCGTTTCGAATACGATCGTATGCGCTCGCTCCACCTCTTTGTCTCtctgtgttttggtttttccgctTGTACTAATGTGTTTACATGAAATGCACTCCCCCGGGTGCAACGGACGGCTGCGTATCGTGTGCTGCGCTTGTTTACATTATGTCCCCATGAAATGCATCGGGCATGCTACACCCCTTCCCCAAACGGGGTTTGATTCGTTGCTGCAAAACCCCAAAACGAAATAATTGGTGATTCGCATTGCGGGTGCGTTTGCTAAAACGAACCCCCTGTCGCGACtaacaattaaaatttgtgTAGCGATTACGTGCCATACGGTAAGTCGGCAGTGTGTCCAGGCGTGCTTGCGTGTGAGTTTGTGAGTGTTAACTTTCCTTCATTTAACTACGAATAGTCTCCCGGAATGGCCCTTGTGATGATCCAGTATTGTTAGATCCTATATTCCCCAACGTGCATCTGATTTCGACTGTTTTTACAAGAATATCAATGCGACTTGTAGGATACGCACTATAGGGTTTATTTATGTCCGGGACTACACTACGGCCAACCCAATTTTGTAAGGCAAAATGATACTCTCCTATTGTACTCTTCAAATTTTGTTCTCTCGACTATTTTTATAcacaagaaacattttaaatacatGAAACTCTCAATatcttcattcatttttttattgaattgtgCGCATCTACTTCCTTGACGATACTATTGACAATTGAAAAGCAGATAAACTGTactaatatataaaaatgaaaaacttcgATTCGAAGAACTATCCCcacaatatgtttttttacaaatcaGAAAGAGGTAAAAGATACCAGAAAAGCCCACGAGTCGTTCGATACTTTGGTAAAGCTTGAggcccatcatcatcatcatcattatcatctcTAACTGTTGCTGTACAGTGTCTCTTAGCTTATAATTATATTATTGGCAGCATGACAAGTATTATCGGACATATTTTATCCACTTCAACGGTCGTTAGTCCCTGGCTTTAATGAAAACCACAAGCAAACCAACGACTATAGATGTTCAATAGAATGTCCTCAACTCTCCTAACCTACGCCAGCTCCATCTGTCCGTCGTTTTAATGTACCGTGTTGCTTCCTGGGTGCTTGGATGTTGCTTAAAATAGATGAAGAATGACCGTTTAGCTTGAAACGGCAATAAGTATCGTCGCATTTGCATGAGAAAATGtggctgtgtgtgcgtgttttttctTATTGGTTTTCAACAGGAGTCCTTAGCCGAATGTTAATCAATGTTTCGGTTTCTCGTTTTCACAGGACGTAATATACCACAATGAGGCGTACACAAACAGTGCCAGCAGTGGTGACGGCAGCCCAGAATACGAGCAAACGTCCGACAAGTATCCGTCCGATTCCAAACACCAACAGCAACATctgcaacaccagcagcagtcgcagcAACAGGTGGCTCAGGGTAACGCGAAGAGTGGCTTCGATGGATGCGATGTGCCACTTTCGCCGCAACGTGGCCAATCGTTTATCGCAGCCGTCATAAGTGCGATCAAGAACGCGACTAGCAAAACGACCAGTGTAAAACCAGCCGTACCTACTAATGGGGCCGCTGGCCATGCGAACAAGGAGTGTCGCGAAAGTAATGGCCATGGTAAGGGCGAGGTGCTCTGCCAAAATGGGTTGACTTATAGTTTCactgatttgattgtttttttgtgtcttcTGGTAAACTTTAGAATCGGACTCAACGGAAATGCTCGACTCGGAAACGGAACCGTGCCTGATGATGGACAACGTGCTGGAAGACGTCACGATGCCGGATTCGCACTCACACAACATGGTCTCGTCGTCGACCCGCATTTCacagatcgaaatgccgtcgTCGATGGAGAGCGGAGTGTGTGCAAACGCGCCCAGCGGACACATGATGATGGCACATGACGAATCGCTCGACAACCTCTCACAGGCCATCGCCAACCGGCAACAGATCGAGCTGCAATCGAACATGATCGCCAGCGGGCGTTCCTCGCGGTTCCACCATTCGACCAGCAGTGATCAGCAGGCGCGCAACTCGGCCGCAACGATGGCCTCGTCGGCGGCGGCCGGTGGTGCGATTACTACGGCCACACAGGACCACACAACCGCAAGTCACTCGTCCTCGCTGGACGACGACGAGAATAGTTGCTGCGCGGAAGCATCGATGGCCGAAATGCCCTCCATCTGCGAGTATTGCAACGCGCAGTCGCTGGTTGATCAAGTGATCGATGTCGATAATCTGATCACCAAGCTGCTGAAGGTCCTGCGGATCGTGCAGATGGACAACGATCATTGCATCCAAGAGCTGATCAATCATAAGTATGTGTTCTGTTGACCTTTCGAATGCTTTCTTGTTCTAATATCGAATGTGTGCTTCCCCCCTTAGGAACAAATTGGCGATATCTAACGAGGAGATTCATGATCGAGTAAAGGAGTACGAGGAGCTGAACTACAAGCTGCAGGATGACCTGAAAGATGCCTACCATCAGCTGCAGCTGCGGGGAAGTGAACTGAATAGTAATAAGGTTGAATTGGTAAAGCACCGCAAGGAAATTGATGTGAGTGGACGGTGGATTTCTTGAGCCGAGAAGTTCTATTGCTCATTTtccgtttgttatttttttcttcttcaatttgGCAGAAACTAAACGAAGACATCTGCCAGCTGAGCACACTTTGCAGTGATAGTAAGCAGGCCAAAAAGATTGTGATCGATCGTGAGGAGATCTTGAATGCATTTAAACTTTGCAATGAAGATGAAGCTGTACCGGAGCAGGAACTGTCACAGTTCATCGTACAAGCTTGTACTGAGGTAATATGACGACAACAAGCGGCCGGAGAAGaaacttgttttaaatgtCGATCTCTTCTTTTTGCCTACTTCCAATAGATACCCAAGCTTAAAACAATGCTGTATGAAAAGGAGCAGCAGTTGGCGAAAATGGCTAGTAATGCGTCGAATAGTCCAAACATCGTTATGACAGCTAGCTGGCACCAAGCATTGAGCGAGGCCAAGCGACAGTATGAGGCCATCGATCGTGCACTAGAGGTAGGGTAATCTACAGAACAGTAACACGtaacatacacacattttaACACATaaatcgaaattaattttcatgttcTAGAAGTAAAGATATGGAATCAGTCTAATGTTTGTCCTATCAGATATTCAAAAGGTTTGCAAAAGCCTCTTGATGCTTTAAGAACAAGCGTTAAATTAgtggttcaatttattgatAAAGCTGATATTGTTGTAAAATACTATTTGGATTCCTCCGCTGTAAAGTGTAAGACATATCTCTTTTTCGCCATTTGCCCCCCAGACTTTGGACAGCGTAAAATCGATTGTACAACAAACGCCGGCCCTGATGGAGCTGCAGCGAGACCTGGAGGAAACGAACTTTGCGGCCGCCTCCAGCTTTCCGCTGGTGACCGCCGCACAGCTGAATCATCTAAACTGCGCTGGCGCGAACGGAAACATTGCCGGCGGACTGAATGGCAACGGGAACGGTATTATCGATCTAAACGCAAACGAAACAACGACAATGGGCGACAATGTGGCCGGTGGTGTTGTCGGTGCcccagcagcggtagcaggaCTACAGCTTAGTCAGGGTGCTGATGCAAGCTGTTACATCGATTCGACTGCGTAAAATTGACTTGTATTTGGGAGAAGTGTGTAATTATTGTTTTGCTGACTATCCTCCATGTTCTGCTtagttttcttactttttaaTAATTCTTTGTTCATTTATCTTTGTACTCATTATGTCATTTGTTCTTCTGAAAACAGCAGCTTTTCTTGTTACCTTTAATCGTATCTTTGTTTTGATGATTATATCCGCTTCAACGATATCCTGTCTCTTTTGTTATTCGCAACCTTACGTTATAGTTTCTCCAAATACATCCACATTCTCCGATGTTTCATTCATCCGAGCAGCAAGCGAGATTAAGTAGAAACTAAGGATTTGATGTGGTAGAAAACCCGGAAGCTAGATAACGAAATAATACAATCCCCTAGTTCCATGATAAACTTTAGACTGTAGTTTATGATTGTGATTTGCTGTTCTCGCTATTAGAGTGTCGTATGCAAaatagaacaaacaaaaaggaatCTTAGAGTTAGATATCTTAATCCGCGgtaaacaaaagaacaaacgTTTGCTAATCGAAGCAGTAATAAAAATAGTAATTTATTTCCTAAACGCATTTCCAAACAGTTCTCTTTCCAAACTACACCACCCAAGTCAATGATGGCAGCAAAAGAGGGTTCTATTTTGTTTGCGCAAATAGAACCGGAAGAGTTAGTgacattttcttccttccttccatggTTCCAGGCTGCATGTTTTAGCTGTATGTAGGTTTATTAACTTCTAGAATACCTTCCTTATCATAGATAGAGTAAACTGAGGCAAATAACAATcggaattgaattttaaaagaatttatGCTCGAAACGTGAAGAACAATTCCACCCATCTGAAACACGAACAAACACTTCCATGGACcctgcgtttgtgtttctctctgcaccatcatcatccgctggaatgaatttaaattggTTGAcgacatatacttttttgaaaaatcaacaGGCTTCCCACGTTGCTGACCACGTAGTTTTCTCTAGCATTTATTATAGTCTTTTCTCGGTGTAGGAGAAAATGAATCTATATATACGTTTCACTGCTGAGAGTAAAATATAGATCTCCACCTAGTACCACCCGCCAAATATACATGTTTAGTGTTGCAGATGCAAAGAATTCCACTTCTCCAGAACACTTTTAGTctagcacttttttttttgtaaatattcaATGTGTAAAACCATTTTGTATTTAACTGTAATTTAAAGGCACATCTTTTGTTTGGTCTGGTGGTTTATTTCCATTATACTGTTTCCGggtcaaacaaatgttttggtAAAGGTTTTTGTGTTACCTTGAAATATGGTTTTATTAATCAATCCTAAACTCACAATCACCACGAATCCACTATCTACGAACTGCTCTTGCTTTCACACAGTTTGCACGTTTAATCAAACTTTATAGAAAACGAAGAGCAAGCAATAGGAAGCATGACCATTAGAGTGACCGGGTAATGACATGTCCTTTTAATGACTGTAATGGATGTGATATGATGGTGCAGAAGAATAACATTCAAAGAAACCAAGTCCGCAAACACTTAGACCAGTAGGGCGGATAAGTAACAATTCCTAATTCCCAAtgatcatttgtttttttaagtatACTCTTCAAAATCGTCCGTCTGCATCGGTATTTGGGAACCAAATGGAATTATTCGAATTcgaatttatataaaaatcaaaacaattacATGCACTCGAGCCAATTTGTCGGAAgcaaatgcctttaagtgatAAATGCGCAGCAAAGAGATATAGCGAAATTGACTTTCGCTTTCGTAAATATCCTTACACAATCCGATGTGGATATAATAAGATTAAATAATACCTTTGATACGCTCGAGAGCACACAGAACATATAATTAGCAGTCCAAATTGCCATTGCATGGAAGTAAATGAAATGAGAGATTCCACAACGTGTATAATTCACCCAATTCTATCTGTTACGATCATGTTGTTGCAATGAGGCAGTCGTCAGGCGGGAATGAAAGAGTTATGAAGATTGCCGAACATAtaacaacaataaataaaccaaTAACAGAATAGCTACGAAAAATGGAGATGTATCAATGCAAGCAGTAACTAATAGTGGACGTATGAAATGTTATTATACATTATTCATCTTTTAAACCGTTGAAAGCTAAATAAAGCAAAGCAACTATTGTCGACCTATTTTGggaataaaacagaaataaagcGCCAAATATTACCTTTGTTTTGTAGATCGTATATTACGTTCGTATTCGTCTTCAGTTAGTACGGCATTTCATCTTTGGTTAGGAATTTTATCCAGGAAATACTCGCCATCGTCATTGTGGTCGGTTCCATAGCCGTGGGTTATTTCAAACTCGCACAGCACGATGTACACCAGAAAGGTGAAGTACAACGTGAAAAGACAGAAAGCAAGACTCGTGCGAGCCTGGAAGCGGGAGAATAGCACCGAGAGGAGCAGTGTTAGCGTGATCACCAGCAGATACGCAGCACAAGTTGGACCGGATGTGCCATCGCGCACATGGATTGTGGTGGACCCGGTCCGTATCATCTGCACACAGAATACCGTACATAAACCGATCAGAATATctggaagaaaaacgacaTCGTGTAGTGAAATGCACCGCGCACGGAGAGAGACAATGGGAGAGGATGGACTTACTGAAGACAGGTCCACCAAGACAAGCAGCAAACGCGAGCCTTGGATATCCTCGTTTGGCCAAGGTAATGCTGGTAACCAGATCGATCCAACAGTTACCCCAGGATAGTACGGTGATCACGAACGAAGCGGAAGATATTTTCGCAATGATGGAGAGTGTTTCAAGGATGGCCACCATTTCGTACATCAGGAGCATTACGAGATATGAGGTCGCAAACACCGTAAAAAGAGCTAAGGCgttgaagaaaaatggtttgCGGTCGGTTCTGGTGGTGCAATAAATAATGGTTGTTAATACAACCGTTGTCGCCAGACTGCCAAGGCAAACGTATCCGAGTTCCAGTGTGTCCAACACATCAACTACAAAACAGAACATGTTAAGGAAGAGGTATTATTTATCGATCCCTTAGAGATGTCTCATATTGACACGTTTTACTTACCAAAAGCCGTGTAGATAAAGAACAGGGGAAACAAGTTCAAATTGACCGTGAATAAATGTTTCGACCAGCCGTGAAGCGGTAAGCCATAGTTCACTTGTGGGAGAAGCATCGCTGTAATCGCTTCTATAAGCAAATTGCCTAGGGAGATAATCTTCCCAAACAAACTGGCGTTACGAAATCCTCCCCGTCGTAATGTTCGCAATATTTGCCATATGCTATTCTGTTCTCCTTCATTCCCATCAGTTTCGGTGCGACTTATATCCAACGCGTTGCCGGAAGCATCTCGAACAGTTATTTGACTTCGCGATCGGTTCCCTTGTCGGTCAAGCACGAGCGAAATTGTGTAGAGCGCCGAGAGGAATGTCACATACAGCACGAACAAGATGACCGTCTTCAGGATCCCAACCTGTTCCTTGTACATGAACGCCTCAACAAGTATGGCAGTCACCAGCAGGGTGATAATGTTCGGTACGATCACTTCCGGGTAGATGTAAAAACGCCTCATCGAGATCACCAGTGCGGCCAGGAAGGAAGTTTGGTAGACGGCCGTCCCGAGGTACTGGTTGAAGATAAGCTCGGTGTCACCGGTTGTGTGTTGCTTGAGCATGGACAGTACCTGCGGGAGTCCGTTGCCGTAGGTGAGCAGCGTGACGCCTGCAATGTACTCGTTCAGGTGTAACGACTTGGCCACGTAGAGTACCGCATCGACGTAACGGCGAA encodes:
- the LOC131294297 gene encoding uncharacterized protein LOC131294297, with protein sequence MEDVNIPSEPVESVGPTEGCEAGEEQELRQPADASDANETEQLEKILALQDGDSTKSSMESSFTVTDCNCSSLIERTDKLDANELQLDAKVSELIEDLIKPELEQCGEKLRALTIGETTVVACTTAGGGGAVVGGGDGSDSGVEFGAGSGSLTDTGVLQRALSNNSAGYASSCCGLDGEPNGMSMSCNSSMISYSSDIYDKTGSTVLCGRLSTDYCASEGGSESSSVTGGPVSSLRKAGGCAVKKKVAVKEPPASRSPRKSTESVSSSGRSSSRSRGSSLGRSVSLNLKSTPPASALSVAAAARERARSRDKSVSSTGTTASSSMSGSVNRIQQTPIKPMPPPRRPLKPDSLPTGIKDSPSGQRVTVSRTPSITRGRTPLGTPTDDGRWPSVGGRGGPSCGGGNTTPRSTRASSVVPEGLSVKTRVGPLALDGPSKPSTGTTGSPMSLPSGVDKFATLPRRRKERSAEDLKAGAGSGAGSRSNSVTREQVSNRMAMSLYKKVPTTATTTNNKSDQQGMASNKSISSSHSRLGAMASSLSSSSAAAKKLFQKTKIYHETSVQTAITCQDVEDAFGGNARNIRIDAVETATKQTQSDIRDKEMERLEEKLKKITTEYTTLMSKLSEKSQLVTSLEQKLLVEREEKLAAQRELQNNTDRVLGMLESMQAIPNNADTGDCDSLLMLESQLQLSGTVLEKKQDEIVRLQSICRALQMDMERSLKNQEELLRQKTELEEESSEMQDFLQVEKQSCMDALKEAEQEVALLRQSLQQRESSIERQQEECRHLVRISEQRRQEYLGMQAKYNALESRSKDILLQQGAAVSGASVALSGLGSRLDNLVEQLIASYNISEQDLEDVIYHNEAYTNSASSGDGSPEYEQTSDKYPSDSKHQQQHLQHQQQSQQQVAQGNAKSGFDGCDVPLSPQRGQSFIAAVISAIKNATSKTTSVKPAVPTNGAAGHANKECRESNGHESDSTEMLDSETEPCLMMDNVLEDVTMPDSHSHNMVSSSTRISQIEMPSSMESGVCANAPSGHMMMAHDESLDNLSQAIANRQQIELQSNMIASGRSSRFHHSTSSDQQARNSAATMASSAAAGGAITTATQDHTTASHSSSLDDDENSCCAEASMAEMPSICEYCNAQSLVDQVIDVDNLITKLLKVLRIVQMDNDHCIQELINHKNKLAISNEEIHDRVKEYEELNYKLQDDLKDAYHQLQLRGSELNSNKVELVKHRKEIDKLNEDICQLSTLCSDSKQAKKIVIDREEILNAFKLCNEDEAVPEQELSQFIVQACTEIPKLKTMLYEKEQQLAKMASNASNSPNIVMTASWHQALSEAKRQYEAIDRALETLDSVKSIVQQTPALMELQRDLEETNFAAASSFPLVTAAQLNHLNCAGANGNIAGGLNGNGNGIIDLNANETTTMGDNVAGGVVGAPAAVAGLQLSQGADASCYIDSTA
- the LOC131294298 gene encoding mitochondrial sodium/calcium exchanger protein-like; translation: MSSGKLLDFFTNDTPTYEAHQNIIVSLKTQPCSNVHSVHADERCLFVQETEHCRESAHYIDYMHFMYCIVDSSNVILFGLAVTGLCLIALTLACIIHNICVRRYVDAVLYVAKSLHLNEYIAGVTLLTYGNGLPQVLSMLKQHTTGDTELIFNQYLGTAVYQTSFLAALVISMRRFYIYPEVIVPNIITLLVTAILVEAFMYKEQVGILKTVILFVLYVTFLSALYTISLVLDRQGNRSRSQITVRDASGNALDISRTETDGNEGEQNSIWQILRTLRRGGFRNASLFGKIISLGNLLIEAITAMLLPQVNYGLPLHGWSKHLFTVNLNLFPLFFIYTAFVDVLDTLELGYVCLGSLATTVVLTTIIYCTTRTDRKPFFFNALALFTVFATSYLVMLLMYEMVAILETLSIIAKISSASFVITVLSWGNCWIDLVTSITLAKRGYPRLAFAACLGGPVFNILIGLCTVFCVQMIRTGSTTIHVRDGTSGPTCAAYLLVITLTLLLSVLFSRFQARTSLAFCLFTLYFTFLVYIVLCEFEITHGYGTDHNDDGEYFLDKIPNQR